A stretch of Vigna angularis cultivar LongXiaoDou No.4 chromosome 4, ASM1680809v1, whole genome shotgun sequence DNA encodes these proteins:
- the LOC108331554 gene encoding ATPase 11, plasma membrane-type: MGDKSQVLEAVLKETVDLENIPVEEVFENLRCSKEGLSSEAAEERLVIFGHNKLEEKKERKFLKFLGFMWNPLSWVMEAAAIMAIALANGGGKPPDWQDFVGIITLLLINSTISFIEENNAGNAAAALMARLAPKAKVLRDGRWNEQDASVLVPGDIVSIKLGDIIPADARLLEGDPLKIDQSALTGESLPVTKGPGDGVYSGSTCKQGEIEAVVIATGVHTFFGKAAHLVDTTNQVGHFQKVLTAIGNFCICSIAVGMFIEIIVMYPIQDREYRPGIDNLLVLLIGGIPIAMPTVLSVTMAIGSHRLSQQGAITKRMTAIEEMAGMDVLCSDKTGTLTLNKLTVDKNLIEVFAKGVDVDTVVLMAAQASRLENQDAIDTAIVGMLADPKEARLGIREVHFLPFNPTDKRTALTYIDRDGKMHRVSKGAPEQILNLAHNKSDIERRVHAVIDKFAERGLRTLAVAFQDVPDGKKESPGGPWQFIGLLPLFDPPRHDSAETIRRALNLGVNVKMITGDQLAIGKETGRRLGMGTNMYPSSALLGQDKDESISALPIDELIEKADGFAGVFPEHKYEIVKRLQARKHICGMTGDGVNDAPALKKADIGIAVADATDAARSASDIVLTEPGLSVIISAVLTSRAIFQRMKNYTIYAVSITIRIVLGFMLLALIWRFDFPPFMVLIIAILNDGTIMTISKDRVKPSPLPDSWKLAEIFTTGIVLGSYLAMMTVIFFWAAYKTDFFPRVFGVSTLEKTAHDDIRKLASAIYLQVSIISQALIFVTRSRGWSYVERPGILLVAAFVIAQLIATLIAVYANWSFAAIEGIGWGWAGVIWLYNIIFYIPLDPIKFLIRYALSGRAWELVIEQRIAFTRQKDFGKEQRELQWAHAQRTLHGLQPPDTKMFTERTHFNELNQMAEEAKRRAEIARLRELHTLKGHVESVLKLKGIDVDTIQQAYTV; encoded by the exons ATGGGAGACAAGTCCCAAGTGTTAGAGGCTGTGTTGAAGGAAACTGTAGATTTG GAGAACATTCCCGTTGAGGAGGTTTTCGAGAACCTGAGATGTAGCAAAGAAGGTCTCAGCAGCGAGGCTGCTGAGGAAAGGTTGGTCATTTTTGGCCACAACAAGCTTGAAGAGAAAAAG GAGAGAAAATTCTTGAAGTTCTTGGGGTTCATGTGGAATCCTCTGTCATGGGTTATGGAGGCTGCTGCTATAATGGCAATTGCACTTGCCAATGGAGGG gGGAAGCCCCCTGATTGGCAAGATTTTGTTGGTATCATCACCTTGCTTCTCATCAATTCAACTATTAGTTTCATTGAGGAGAATAATGCTGGTAATGCTGCGGCTGCCCTCATGGCTCGGCTTGCTCCGAAAGCTAAG GTTCTTCGAGATGGTAGATGGAATGAACAAGATGCCTCAGTCTTGGTTCCTGGTGACATAGTTAGCATTAAACTTGGTGATATTATACCAGCGGATGCTCGTCTACTTGAAGGAGATCCTTTGAAAATTGATCAG TCTGCTCTCACTGGTGAGTCCCTGCCTGTTACGAAGGGCCCTGGTGATGGAGTGTACTCTGGTTCTACCTGTAAACAAGGAGAAATTGAAGCTGTGGTAATTGCCACTGGCGTTCATACTTTCTTTGGGAAAGCTGCTCACCTTGTAGATACCACTAATCAAGTTGGACACTTTCAAAAG GTCTTGACTGCAATTGGGAACTTCTGCATATGTTCAATTGCCGTGGGGAtgtttattgaaattattgttaTGTATCCCATCCAAGATCGAGAATATCGCCCTGGAATTGATAACCTTCTTGTGCTTCTCATTGGTGGAATCCCAATTGCCATGCCCACGGTTCTCTCAGTGACTATGGCCATTGGTTCTCATAGGCTATCGCAGCAG GGGGCTATCACAAAGAGGATGACAGCTATTGAGGAAATGGCAGGCATGGATGTGCTTTGCAGTGATAAGACAGGGACCTTGACATTAAACAAGCTTACCGTTGACAAAAATCTTATCGAG GTTTTTGCAAAAGGCGTGGATGTGGATACTGTTGTTTTGATGGCTGCTCAAGCTTCAAGACTTGAGAATCAAGATGCAATAGACACTGCCATAGTTGGGATGTTAGCTGATCCAAAAGAG GCTCGTCTTGGTATCAGAGAAGTCCATTTTCTTCCTTTCAATCCCACTGATAAGAGAACGGCATTGACATATATTGATCGTGATGGTAAAATGCATAGAGTAAGCAAAGGTGCACCAGAACAG ATCCTTAATCTTGCACACAATAAATCAGACATTGAACGTAGAGTTCATGCAGTTATAGATAAATTTGCAGAGCGTGGTTTACGTACCCTTGCAGTAGCATTCCAG GACGTTCCAGATGGAAAGAAAGAGAGTCCAGGTGGCCCATGGCAGTTTATTGGCCTTTTGCCGCTGTTTGACCCACCTAGGCATGACAGTGCAGAAACAATACGCAGGGCACTTAACCTTGGAGTGAATGTCAAAATGATTACAG ggGATCAGCTAGCCATAGGAAAGGAAACTGGCCGCCGCTTGGGAATGGGTACCAATATGTATCCTTCATCTGCATTGCTTGGGCAGGACAAGGATGAATCCATATCTGCATTACCTATTGATGAACTGATTGAAAAAGCAGATGGGTTTGCCGGTGTTTTTCCTG AGCACAAGTACGAGATTGTGAAACGTTTGCAAGCCAGGAAACATATTTGTGGAATGACTGGTGATGGAGTGAATGACGCACCTGCACTCAAGAAAGCCGACATTGGTATAGCTGTTGCTGATGCGACTGATGCAGCTCGGAGTGCATCTGATATTGTTTTAACAGAACCTGGCCTTAGTGTTATTATTAGTGCAGTGTTGACCAGTCGAGCCATCTTCCAGagaatgaaaaattataca ATTTATGCTGTCTCTATTACAATTCGTATAGTA CTTGGTTTCATGTTACTAGCTCTCATATGGAGGTTTGATTTTCCACCTTTTATGGTTCTCATTATCGCCATTCTAAATGATG GTACTATCATGACAATTTCAAAAGATCGAGTAAAACCATCACCTCTGCCTGATAGCTGGAAGCTAGCAGAGATATTTACTACTGGCATTGTGCTTGGAAGTTACTTGGCAATGATGACAGTCATATTCTTTTGGGCAGCATACAAAACTGATTTCTTCCCG CGAGTTTTTGGAGTCTCTACCCTCGAAAAAACTGCTCATGATGATATCCGAAAACTAGCCTCTGCAATCTATCTTCAAGTGAGCATCATTAGTCAGGCTCTTATATTTGTGACTCGGTCTCGGGGTTGGTCCTATGTTGAACGTCCTGGTATTTTGCTCGTGGCAGCTTTCGTGATTGCCCAGCTT ATTGCTACATTGATTGCGGTATATGCGAACTGGAGCTTTGCTGCCATTGAAGGCATAGGTTGGGGTTGGGCTGGTGTAATATGGCTATATAACATAATATTCTACATCCCACTTGACCCCATCAAGTTTCTAATTCGATATGCTTTGAGTGGGAGGGCTTGGGAGCTTGTCATCGAGCAAAGG ATTGCATTTACAAGACAAAAGGACTTTGGAAAGGAGCAAAGGGAACTTCAATGGGCACATGCACAAAGAACATTGCATGGATTACAGCCACCTGACACCAAGATGTTCACCGAGCGCACACATTTCAATGAACTCAATCAAATGGCTGAAGAAGCTAAAAGGAGAGCCGAAATTGCTAG GCTGCGAGAATTGCATACACTAAAGGGTCATGTAGAATCAGTTTTGAAATTGAAGGGGATTGATGTAGACACAATTCAGCAAGCATACACAGTTTGA